In a single window of the Elaeis guineensis isolate ETL-2024a chromosome 8, EG11, whole genome shotgun sequence genome:
- the LOC105050573 gene encoding protein JINGUBANG, translating to MGITPPCSMAYIADENNESSQVLSNSVFFSSQPSLPSLNFRDHLPPPSLHQCITTLKGHSSYISSLTVHDKSLYSGSSDQDIRLWTSIPSDPPSHQSIPPSFIVAATKSPVKSLAISGDNLFSSHQDHKIRVWQINHHQEHPRYKLRAVLPTPKDRFLSLLLPRNYVQVRRHKKCTWVHHVDAISGLALSHDGALLYSVSWDRTLKVWRTSDFKCMESLAAAHHDAINAITVSWDGYIYTGSADTTIKAWRRHAEEKKHSLVATLKRHKSAVNALALSADGSVLYSGACDRSVVVWEGGGGLMAATGALRGHTRAILSLAATAELVCSGSADGTVRVWRRGEDKRYSCLSVLEGHGRPVKSLAMVGVESHIESNSSYLVFSGGMDCDIKVWKLLVPPLEGIM from the coding sequence atgGGCATAACACCTCCTTGTTCCATGGCTTATATCGCAGACGAAAACAATGAATCCAGCCAGGTCCTCTCTAATTCCGTATTCTTCTCCTCCCAACCAAGCCTCCCCTCCCTTAATTTCCGCGACCACCTCCCACCCCCATCCCTCCATCAATGCATCACCACCTTAAAAGGCCActcctcctacatctcatctctcACCGTCCACGACAAGTCCCTCTACAGCGGCTCCTCCGACCAAGACATCAGACTATGGACCTCCATCCCCTCAGACCCACCGTCCCACCAAAGTATTCCTCCAAGTTTCATCGTCGCCGCCACCAAAAGCCCAGTAAAATCCTTAGCGATCTCAGGTGACAATCTATTTAGCTCCCACCAAGACCATAAGATCCGTGTATGGCAAATTAACCACCACCAAGAGCACCCCCGTTACAAGCTCCGTGCCGTACTGCCGACTCCCAAGGACCGCTTCCTAAGCCTCCTCTTGCCCAGGAACTACGTTCAAGTCCGCCGCCACAAGAAATGCACCTGGGTGCACCACGTCGACGCCATCTCCGGCCTGGCTCTCTCCCACGACGGCGCCCTCCTCTACTCCGTCTCGTGGGACCGCACCCTTAAAGTCTGGCGCACCTCCGATTTTAAGTGCATGGAGTCCCTCGCCGCTGCCCACCACGACGCCATCAATGCGATAACCGTGTCGTGGGACGGCTACATCTACACCGGCTCGGCCGATACTACGATCAAGGCGTGGAGGCGGCACGCCGAGGAGAAGAAGCATTCACTAGTAGCAACATTGAAGCGGCACAAATCGGCGGTGAACGCGCTGGCTTTGAGCGCCGATGGGTCGGTTCTGTACTCAGGGGCGTGCGATCGGTCGGTCGTGGTTTGGGAAGGCGGTGGTGGGCTCATGGCGGCGACCGGTGCACTCAGAGGCCACACGAGGGCGATCTTGAGCTTGGCCGCGACGGCGGAGTTGGTGTGCAGCGGCTCCGCCGATGGAACGGTGAGGGTGTGGAGGAGAGGGGAGGATAAGCGGTACTCATGTTTGTCTGTGTTGGAAGGGCATGGAAGACCCGTCAAGAGCTTGGCAATGGTGGGGGTTGAGAGCCATATTGAAAGCAACAGTTCATATCTGGTTTTTAGTGGGGGCATGGACTGCGATATAAAGGTGTGGAAACTTTTGGTCCCTCCTTTGGAGGGAATTATGTGA